DNA from Drosophila busckii strain San Diego stock center, stock number 13000-0081.31 chromosome 2R, ASM1175060v1, whole genome shotgun sequence:
TccatatttatattcatagtGTGATCACTGTATCTTGTATTCTGTTCATCAAACTGAAGCGCTGTCGTCGTCGGAgacatatgtttatatttacgcTTCCGTGGAGAATCAGCCGATAGGCTAACGATGCGGGTAGCTATGGGGTTGCATTCGGTTGAACTTTTACTTGCAGTCTTCATTCCCAGTATTTTGGATACGCATGCAGAGCTCGTCTGACAAGCTATGTGACAAGGCTTCAATTTTGTGAAACACTGGTTGCCTTTGTAATGCTTCAAGACGAACCTCTGCAGGTCACTTGTTGAAGTAGAGCAACTATAGCGAAGCGGTGACGCAGACGAGGAATATGGCAATTGGGGGCAGGTCGTCTGTATTTCTTCAGCCTGcgatgcatttgctttttgtttttgacagTGGGAAATTAAATCCTGGAGAGTGCAGCATTGACCCTCTGACATCAAATTATGATCAAGAAAATAGTGTGAGGGTCCCAGTGTATTATTTTGAGTTATGCGATTGTAACTCATTAAGCGTATGTCTTCGATGCGACGTATGTCCTGTTGTGTTAACACAAATATATCATTACCAATAACAATCGGCACTAAAAATATATCTCGTTACGCAATAGTCAAATAATACTCAATATGCATAGTCTTACTCTGCACGGCTGGAGCAGCCTCCTCAGATACTTGCAATATCTTCTTGACTGTAGAAATATTTGCCATAATTGTGTAACGTAAACtgagaattttattttatttgtttctatCGATTCTAAAATAAAGTGACactaaaaattacaaatgtcaaataataaaagtaacatTAGTTTTCCTATTTAACTACGTATCGATTCCTCTTTTAAAATAGTTGTGCTCATACAGGAGCTTGAGCTTTCCTTCTCCCTATTACCAATATCAGAATACAATTGGGCTGTTTGTGCCAATGGTGTGCACAAGCGTCCAGAGAACTCTAAGCGCTTACACGATTGCCGATCCGCGGAGCTGACAATTTCTAGAAGTGAACTAAATCATTTACGGGATAAAGGGtgattgtttacttttgtagCTTTTTAGTACTTACCGCTGTCCTGAGGTAGACATGCGTCTCTTGCTGCCTCTTAAGAGGCTGGAGCTACTGCTGGGCTCTAAGCGTTCGGGAGACAGCGGCGATTCGGCAAATGAACGCATATTAACAGCTCCTGTTTCAATTTTGCTACCAGCATCTCCATAAGCCGATCGTAAACTTAGCAGACTCTCCAGCAGATTTTTGTGATGTTGTGTATGAGCATTAAGTAGCATTAGTTGCTCCAATTCTCTGTAAAATAAACGATATTGTTCCTTGGACTTCCCCGCCTTCGAGCTGCAACGAAATCGTAAAGAAtggatatttttatttttaacatttatgatTTTCATGTAATGTTTACCTACCGGTTGCTACTTGTGTTTCCAAAAAGCAACATGTCACCGCGTGAGGCACTTTTATATAGTTCatgtatttgctgctggcagcgcacTTCGTCCTGTTTATCCATGTCCTCTTTAACCAATAAGTGAAGAAAATGGGGGAGCCAGCTCAGCTGTcgttgcaaattaaacaaaactgtgACATTGGAGGTGCGCGGAAAGTATCTTGGCAAGCGACGCCACAGGTGTTCACCTGATGAGGTTCTCCCTTTTGGCTTAACCTTTTGCGGCACCATCCGTGATATTTTCAGCAGCTGCGCCATTTCAGGTATACGATAATCGGATATCCGTCCACCGGGTCCATCGCTGATGGCAGGTGCCTCGTCAACTGCTGAGCGCGCAATGCACAGTGAATGTACAAAGATCTCTCCTCCTCGAGCGGAGAGCATATGACTAGTCGTTCTGACGCCCGCCTTTCGAGGCACCTCTAACAGCACAGAGCGACCATTGAGTAAAAAGTTAATCAGACATGAGCTTGGTCGGGACGTTACATCGACTGGCGTTACATTATACTGTCCTATGCACGGTTGCAAATCAGCTGAACTACACCCACGAGGTGTACACCATTTTAGTGTAACCGTCTCGTATGCAGTACCAGGCTTGATGCTGGTAGGTAAGGTGAAATCCGGTCCGCAGACCATAGTGTGCGCGCACCTTTCATGCAAAATTTCGACATCATAATTTGCACTtgagtttgcattttgttcCTCTTTCATAGGTATGTTCGTTACAGTAGTGCTAGCTAAATCGTAGTGACCCATAATTAAATGTAGCAGCTTATCTGGAATATCTGGAGCACTGACTGTGTGTATTTCCACATCCAGCAGTGGCGAAACACCTATTAGGGTTCGGTTACTCA
Protein-coding regions in this window:
- the LOC108603871 gene encoding uncharacterized protein LOC108603871, whose amino-acid sequence is MANISTVKKILQVSEEAAPAVQMPIVIGNDIFVLTQQDIRRIEDIRLMSYNRITQNNTLGPSHYFLDHNLMSEGQCCTLQDLISHCQKQKANASQAEEIQTTCPQLPYSSSASPLRYSCSTSTSDLQRFVLKHYKGNQCFTKLKPCHIACQTSSACVSKILGMKTASKSSTECNPIATRIVSLSADSPRKRKYKHMSPTTTALQFDEQNTRYSDHTMNINMEDFSNEQEELECDKERMRKQRISLQSNIGQCKHQ
- the LOC108603870 gene encoding protein asunder isoform X2 is translated as MFELNQKTLFVLDHTRYFSISSEQYISMDYLKGKPVMEVQACSGVSVGGTQLSKSLWTSAVESSIEYCRIVWDLFPGKKHVRFIVSDTAAHIVNTWSSSTQNMSHVLNAMMMVSVPTRSIPQSSDYSVIHGLRAAIEALAEPTDDQLQAAKLGCQKIPNEGRVICITSARDNTSMKSLEDIFNTVLLQQNALSAAPSNKGLIIDHCHLVILNIVPLGVESLVSNRTLIGVSPLLDVEIHTVSAPDIPDKLLHLIMGHYDLASTTVTNIPMKEEQNANSSANYDVEILHERCAHTMVCGPDFTLPTSIKPGTAYETVTLKWCTPRGCSSADLQPCIGQYNVTPVDVTSRPSSCLINFLLNGRSVLLEVPRKAGVRTTSHMLSARGGEIFVHSLCIARSAVDEAPAISDGPGGRISDYRIPEMAQLLKISRMVPQKVKPKGRTSSGEHLWRRLPRYFPRTSNVTVLFNLQRQLSWLPHFLHLLVKEDMDKQDEVRCQQQIHELYKSASRGDMLLFGNTSSNRSKAGKSKEQYRLFYRELEQLMLLNAHTQHHKNLLESLLSLRSAYGDAGSKIETGAVNMRSFAESPLSPERLEPSSSSSLLRGSKRRMSTSGQRNCQLRGSAIV
- the LOC108603870 gene encoding protein asunder isoform X1, whose protein sequence is MFELNQKTLFVLDHTRYFSISSEQYISMDYLKGKPVMEVQACSGVSVGGTQLSKSLWTSAVESSIEYCRIVWDLFPGKKHVRFIVSDTAAHIVNTWSSSTQNMSHVLNAMMMVSVPTRSIPQSSDYSVIHGLRAAIEALAEPTDDQLQAAKLGCQKIPNEGRVICITSARDNTSMKSLEDIFNTVLLQQNALSAAPSNKGLIIDHCHLVILNIVPLGVESLVSNRTLIGVSPLLDVEIHTVSAPDIPDKLLHLIMGHYDLASTTVTNIPMKEEQNANSSANYDVEILHERCAHTMVCGPDFTLPTSIKPGTAYETVTLKWCTPRGCSSADLQPCIGQYNVTPVDVTSRPSSCLINFLLNGRSVLLEVPRKAGVRTTSHMLSARGGEIFVHSLCIARSAVDEAPAISDGPGGRISDYRIPEMAQLLKISRMVPQKVKPKGRTSSGEHLWRRLPRYFPRTSNVTVLFNLQRQLSWLPHFLHLLVKEDMDKQDEVRCQQQIHELYKSASRGDMLLFGNTSSNRSKAGKSKEQYRLFYRELEQLMLLNAHTQHHKNLLESLLSLRSAYGDAGSKIETGAVNMRSFAESPLSPERLEPSSSSSLLRGSKRRMSTSGQRSLLEIVSSADRQSCKRLEFSGRLCTPLAQTAQLYSDIGNREKESSSSCMSTTILKEESIRS